In one window of Prevotella fusca JCM 17724 DNA:
- a CDS encoding phage portal protein — MKILGINISRDKPEKRGQPFYNPNLSESLGWGFGYQSGSAMSLSAVYCAVNLISDSIATLPIQVKAKNTKGTDLLDKHPLYDIFTNNRMTRYTLLKNIVQSVLLKGNAYVLIEKKGKDVVGLRYLPADDVQCNYRKEDNTLYYTCSYIGARQIQPSEILHFLRYSVDGVQGISVLSHAARSLNIAQQTEQVAENFFSNGCNLNGIIKVHSNLSEEQKQAISTNWRSTFGQGNQGGGVVVLPVNMDYQPISINGSDAQMLESRNFSVVDIARFFNISPVLLGDLSKSSYSSVGESNLQYLTYTLNPYIVMIEEELNRKLTGGTGLEIGLDETAILRTNKAELAGYYNSLLSMGVLSINEVRKQLGYNPVENGDSHNLAYNDVSKTNLTSSTDEEG, encoded by the coding sequence ATGAAAATACTAGGTATAAATATAAGTAGGGACAAGCCAGAAAAACGAGGTCAACCCTTTTATAACCCTAACTTATCAGAAAGTCTAGGATGGGGCTTTGGTTATCAGTCTGGCAGTGCTATGAGTCTTAGTGCGGTCTATTGTGCAGTTAACCTTATTAGTGATTCAATTGCTACCCTACCTATTCAAGTCAAGGCAAAGAATACAAAGGGGACAGACTTACTAGACAAACACCCACTTTATGACATTTTTACTAACAATAGGATGACACGCTATACACTACTTAAGAATATAGTACAGTCAGTCTTATTAAAGGGTAACGCTTATGTACTAATTGAGAAAAAGGGTAAGGATGTAGTAGGACTTAGATACTTACCAGCTGATGATGTACAGTGTAATTATAGAAAGGAAGATAACACCCTATACTATACATGTTCGTACATTGGTGCTAGACAGATACAACCTAGTGAGATTCTACATTTTCTTAGGTACAGTGTTGACGGTGTACAGGGTATTAGTGTTCTGAGTCATGCAGCTAGAAGTCTCAATATAGCACAGCAAACAGAGCAGGTAGCAGAGAATTTTTTTAGCAATGGTTGTAACTTGAACGGTATAATCAAGGTGCACAGTAATCTAAGTGAGGAACAAAAGCAGGCAATATCTACTAATTGGCGGTCTACATTTGGGCAAGGTAATCAAGGAGGCGGTGTAGTGGTGCTGCCTGTAAATATGGATTATCAGCCAATCAGTATTAACGGCTCAGATGCTCAGATGTTAGAGTCTAGAAATTTTAGTGTAGTTGATATAGCACGATTTTTTAATATCAGCCCTGTACTACTAGGCGACTTAAGCAAGAGTAGTTATAGTAGTGTTGGTGAATCTAACTTACAATACCTTACTTACACGCTTAACCCCTATATTGTGATGATAGAGGAGGAACTAAACAGGAAACTAACAGGCGGTACAGGATTAGAAATAGGCTTAGATGAAACTGCAATACTGAGAACGAACAAGGCAGAACTAGCAGGGTACTATAACAGTCTTCTTAGTATGGGTGTCCTAAGTATCAATGAAGTTAGAAAACAGTTAGGATATAACCCAGTTGAAAATGGAGACAGTCACAACCTAGCCTATAATGATGTAAGTAAGACAAACCTAACAAGTAGTACAGATGAGGAAGGATAA
- a CDS encoding head-tail connector protein, with amino-acid sequence MYVNLQQLKKHLNIDSSFHEDDEYLCDLEQAAELAVERHIDDKLENILIASGRTTLPPPLVQSILILTANLYANRESIAFSSHTELPYSLTYLLDLYKNYSKKFTGGKEKVQQ; translated from the coding sequence ATGTACGTAAACTTACAGCAACTAAAAAAACATCTTAACATAGATTCAAGTTTTCATGAAGACGATGAGTACTTATGTGACCTAGAACAAGCAGCGGAATTAGCAGTAGAACGACATATAGACGATAAGTTAGAAAATATCTTAATAGCTAGTGGGAGGACTACATTACCGCCTCCCCTAGTTCAATCTATATTAATTCTAACAGCAAACTTATACGCTAACCGTGAATCTATAGCTTTTAGTAGTCACACAGAGCTACCCTATAGTCTAACCTACTTACTAGACTTATACAAGAATTACAGTAAGAAATTTACAGGCGGAAAGGAAAAGGTACAGCAATGA
- a CDS encoding terminase large subunit, producing the protein MIDEKYKSYARDVLGGKVVACEYVRLACSRYLSWFDKEDRYFDSKAVDKVVNFLQKLPQSTGKFAGKPLVLQEWQKWVVASIYGFKWCSDNTRVVREVYIEVARKCGKSTLAAGLMLYHLIADGESEAQVIFAANSYSQAQLAFTMSKNFISSIDKKGKYFNYYRDSIKFPLTKSTMKCVSSEADKLDGLNCSAFCLDEYHAAKSNNTANVLTSSTGMRTQPLQLYITTAGFDMSNPCYTLRSTFISILEGKAEDDSIFSAIYTLDKEDDIEDPKNWVKCQPNLGLTVTESYLQSELRKAKNSPLLLTNYKTKLMNIWCSNERGEWIPSRYIQDSMTHIDLQDPKFQGCTGYLGLDLSSTSDITAMTLVIPTDNTIYSKSWYYLPQSALSESSNRDKYKFWQGLGYLNITEGNVVDYNRIIEDIQAINKTLPIECISYDQWQSTMAIIKLTELGFNCQPYSQTTGSMNRPTRHLEMIARNGTLKLDKNLITGWMFGNCEIMEDSNGNIKPVKQNNNSERKIDGVHSTLNALGKYLEQPRYNNEITGFNF; encoded by the coding sequence ATGATAGATGAGAAGTACAAATCTTATGCTAGGGATGTCTTAGGCGGTAAGGTAGTAGCGTGTGAGTATGTTCGTCTTGCTTGTTCTAGATACCTAAGCTGGTTTGACAAAGAAGATAGGTACTTTGATTCTAAGGCAGTTGATAAGGTAGTTAATTTCTTACAAAAGCTACCACAGTCTACAGGTAAATTTGCAGGTAAGCCCTTAGTATTGCAGGAATGGCAGAAATGGGTAGTAGCAAGTATATACGGCTTTAAGTGGTGTTCAGATAATACTAGGGTAGTTAGGGAAGTCTATATAGAAGTTGCCCGAAAATGTGGAAAGTCTACACTAGCAGCTGGTCTTATGTTATATCACCTAATAGCAGATGGAGAAAGCGAAGCACAAGTAATTTTTGCAGCCAATAGTTACTCACAGGCACAGCTAGCTTTCACGATGTCTAAGAATTTTATCAGTAGTATAGACAAGAAGGGTAAGTACTTTAACTATTACAGGGATTCTATTAAGTTTCCCCTTACTAAGTCTACTATGAAGTGCGTGAGTAGTGAGGCTGATAAATTGGACGGTCTAAACTGTTCTGCTTTTTGTCTAGATGAGTACCACGCAGCCAAATCTAATAATACTGCAAATGTCTTAACTAGTAGTACAGGTATGAGAACTCAGCCCCTACAGTTATATATTACTACAGCAGGCTTTGATATGTCTAATCCATGCTACACCTTAAGAAGTACATTTATAAGTATCTTAGAAGGTAAGGCAGAAGATGATAGTATATTTTCAGCTATCTATACACTAGACAAGGAAGACGACATAGAAGACCCTAAAAACTGGGTAAAGTGTCAACCAAACCTAGGCTTAACTGTTACAGAATCTTACTTACAATCTGAACTAAGGAAAGCAAAGAATAGCCCTTTATTACTCACTAACTATAAGACTAAGTTAATGAATATTTGGTGTAGTAATGAAAGGGGTGAGTGGATTCCTAGTAGATATATACAGGACTCAATGACACATATAGACCTACAAGACCCAAAATTTCAAGGGTGTACAGGCTACTTAGGGTTAGATTTATCTTCGACTAGTGATATTACTGCAATGACCTTAGTAATACCAACCGACAATACAATCTACTCTAAGTCTTGGTACTACTTGCCACAGTCTGCCCTAAGTGAGAGTAGCAACAGGGATAAGTATAAATTTTGGCAAGGACTAGGTTATCTAAATATCACAGAAGGCAATGTAGTAGATTATAACAGGATAATTGAAGACATACAGGCTATAAACAAGACTTTACCTATTGAGTGTATCAGTTATGACCAGTGGCAGAGTACAATGGCAATTATTAAGCTAACAGAACTAGGATTTAACTGCCAACCATACAGCCAAACTACAGGCAGCATGAATAGACCTACTAGGCACTTGGAAATGATAGCACGTAATGGCACACTCAAGCTAGATAAAAACTTAATAACAGGTTGGATGTTTGGTAATTGTGAAATCATGGAAGACAGTAACGGTAATATCAAACCTGTTAAGCAGAATAATAACAGCGAACGTAAGATAGACGGTGTACACTCTACATTAAATGCACTAGGTAAATATTTAGAACAGCCACGATATAATAACGAAATAACAGGATTTAATTTTTAA
- a CDS encoding HK97-gp10 family putative phage morphogenesis protein: protein MNNDNLELTGAEELVKKFTELTGREQTKAKNMALKKGSDILVKAAKQSLRTVTKGYNRPNWWNGKTLESGIKYSKPSKDSETAKVHIMADFRLKFWELGTQLRRTKAGASRGVHKRHSFFQPTVQAKMSEVEDSMGRLFSESIDKIWNKK from the coding sequence ATGAATAACGACAACTTAGAACTAACAGGGGCGGAAGAGCTGGTTAAGAAATTCACAGAACTAACAGGACGTGAACAGACTAAGGCTAAGAATATGGCACTGAAAAAAGGTAGTGATATACTAGTTAAGGCAGCTAAACAGAGTCTCAGAACAGTAACCAAGGGCTATAATCGTCCTAACTGGTGGAACGGTAAAACGCTAGAGTCTGGTATCAAGTACAGTAAGCCAAGTAAAGATAGTGAGACGGCTAAGGTGCATATCATGGCTGATTTTCGCTTAAAATTTTGGGAACTTGGTACACAGCTGAGACGTACAAAGGCAGGTGCTAGTAGGGGTGTTCATAAGCGACATAGTTTTTTCCAACCCACTGTACAGGCTAAGATGTCAGAAGTTGAGGACTCTATGGGTAGGTTATTTTCTGAGTCTATTGATAAGATATGGAATAAGAAGTAA
- a CDS encoding adenine-specific methyltransferase EcoRI family protein: MSNTSLNNAKQAKNDEYYTRIEDIEKELEHYLPYLKDKKVYCNCDSVDSMFWSYFTTNYKRLGLKGLTATHYNPNSTYRLDYIKGQTVKTVVSGDGSYNSPVSLDILKDCDIVITNPPFSLFRDFIDTVKDKDFIVVGCFNAVTYSNIFPMFKAGHLSLGYTTLRYFTTPSGTIEDMGNVTWFTTLQVSRPELELTATYNPTDYPTYSNYPAINVDKVKNIPSDYKGRMGVPVNFMTKHCSSQFRVVDKLNNPKLGNKTIYKRVIIEKI, encoded by the coding sequence ATGAGTAATACTAGCTTAAATAACGCAAAGCAAGCAAAGAATGATGAATACTACACAAGGATAGAAGACATAGAGAAGGAACTAGAACATTACCTACCATATTTAAAGGATAAAAAGGTGTACTGTAATTGTGACAGCGTGGATAGTATGTTTTGGTCTTACTTTACAACCAACTATAAGAGGCTTGGACTAAAGGGACTAACAGCTACACACTACAATCCGAACAGTACATATAGATTAGATTATATCAAGGGACAGACAGTAAAGACAGTAGTAAGTGGAGATGGTAGTTATAATAGTCCAGTTAGTTTGGATATATTAAAGGATTGTGACATAGTAATTACAAACCCACCCTTTAGCTTGTTTAGGGATTTTATAGACACTGTCAAGGACAAGGATTTTATAGTAGTAGGATGTTTTAATGCAGTAACCTATAGTAATATCTTTCCAATGTTTAAGGCAGGTCATTTAAGTTTAGGTTACACAACACTTAGATATTTTACAACCCCTAGCGGTACGATAGAAGACATGGGTAACGTGACATGGTTTACTACTTTACAAGTGAGCAGACCAGAACTAGAACTAACAGCTACATATAACCCAACAGACTACCCAACTTACAGTAACTATCCAGCTATCAATGTAGACAAGGTTAAGAATATACCAAGCGACTATAAAGGTAGGATGGGTGTCCCTGTAAATTTCATGACTAAGCACTGTAGCAGTCAATTTAGGGTAGTAGATAAGCTAAACAATCCAAAGCTAGGAAATAAGACAATATATAAGCGTGTAATAATAGAGAAGATATGA
- a CDS encoding phage head completion protein: MRTGLLRDTIAIYRTEIIQDDFGGTTNHHRLLTTTRANVGYKTGAREVVCDELVYTYQVTFEVWQYVKIQEHTDYIMYKDKKYRVLSVIPVPAQQKKVIETELINE, translated from the coding sequence ATGAGAACAGGACTACTAAGAGACACCATAGCAATTTATCGGACTGAAATAATACAAGACGATTTCGGAGGTACTACTAATCACCACCGCCTATTAACAACTACTAGAGCAAATGTAGGTTATAAGACAGGGGCTAGAGAGGTAGTATGTGATGAACTAGTCTATACCTATCAAGTTACTTTTGAAGTTTGGCAGTACGTTAAAATACAGGAACACACAGACTATATAATGTACAAGGATAAGAAGTACAGGGTCTTAAGTGTCATTCCAGTACCAGCCCAACAAAAGAAGGTAATAGAAACAGAGCTAATCAATGAATAA
- a CDS encoding HNH endonuclease translates to MPTIYRSPKNTNKDSYSAKRKAERQAIYSSTTWKQLREEKLRQKPLCECCLKAGVIRVAQDVHHLISFMSTSNPVERDRLAYDLDNLQSLCRECHHATHNPKKKNLMPSDVQY, encoded by the coding sequence ATGCCAACAATATACAGGTCACCAAAGAATACAAACAAAGATTCTTATAGTGCCAAACGAAAAGCAGAACGACAGGCAATATATAGTAGCACGACATGGAAACAACTAAGGGAGGAAAAGCTAAGACAGAAACCCTTATGCGAATGTTGTCTTAAGGCTGGTGTAATCCGAGTTGCTCAAGACGTACACCATTTAATTAGTTTTATGTCTACTAGTAATCCAGTTGAAAGAGATAGACTAGCGTATGACTTAGACAACCTCCAAAGTTTATGTAGGGAATGTCACCACGCTACCCACAACCCAAAGAAGAAGAATTTAATGCCTAGTGATGTACAGTACTAG
- a CDS encoding division/cell wall cluster transcriptional repressor MraZ: protein MKRYIKEGHLFNGYLEIDGKTVINPTEEELVQAGWQVIEENPTTDQQEDIVEEHREPTPEELLQTAIEQKIYDIRYYDSSDEINSFKVGSLKMWLDKQERCILYAALLAHEQLGKETMTKIYHGHTFTYPLAQWKKLLGLIEIYATDCLNTTETHIEAVKRLTNREEVLAYNYKTGYPEPLILG from the coding sequence ATGAAAAGATATATAAAAGAAGGACACCTATTTAACGGTTACTTGGAAATAGACGGTAAGACAGTAATTAACCCAACTGAGGAAGAACTAGTACAAGCAGGATGGCAAGTAATAGAAGAAAACCCAACTACTGACCAACAAGAAGATATAGTAGAGGAACATAGAGAGCCAACCCCAGAAGAACTACTACAGACTGCAATAGAACAGAAGATTTATGACATACGATATTATGACAGTTCAGATGAGATTAATAGTTTCAAGGTTGGTAGTCTAAAGATGTGGCTAGATAAACAGGAAAGGTGTATTTTATATGCAGCACTCTTAGCACATGAACAGTTAGGCAAGGAGACGATGACCAAGATTTATCACGGTCACACATTTACCTATCCTTTAGCACAGTGGAAAAAATTGTTAGGTCTTATAGAAATTTACGCTACAGACTGCTTAAATACTACAGAAACTCATATAGAAGCCGTTAAAAGACTTACTAATAGGGAGGAAGTACTAGCCTATAATTACAAGACAGGCTACCCAGAACCTTTAATACTAGGATAA
- a CDS encoding DNA cytosine methyltransferase, translated as MINHLELFAGIGGLSRAAELLYKDFGTSISTIAYSEIDKHAIKTYRAIHPSHKYSLSMGDLIEWNQTKDEQTRSLDIDLLSGGFPCQTFSSAGKRAGMLDPRGTLFYEILHILEVKLQQGKPIPYILLENVRGLTTHDKGNTFRTIKTSLENLGYTVYWDLFNAADYKLAQNRNRLIIFATTKSLPSFTFNSTVVKNTFNRDYSKDWSLTTQTKVRDILKPTVDPKYNLSKSPSYRSYILGENTTYRTVPKFDRDIAATLTCKSDRRASMGNYYTLDYIQTGNRDSSVDYKTADLRKITPTESFLLQGFREEDVKLARSAGVSDTQLYKQAGNTYSVNMFYAVLYYLFLDQRIQEKQ; from the coding sequence ATGATTAACCACTTAGAACTATTTGCAGGTATAGGAGGACTTAGTAGGGCTGCAGAACTATTATACAAGGATTTTGGTACTAGTATTTCAACCATAGCCTACAGTGAGATAGACAAGCACGCAATAAAGACCTACAGAGCAATCCATCCAAGCCACAAGTATAGTTTATCCATGGGAGACCTAATAGAATGGAATCAGACAAAGGATGAACAGACAAGGAGTTTAGATATAGATTTGCTTAGTGGTGGTTTTCCATGTCAGACCTTTAGTAGTGCAGGGAAGAGAGCAGGTATGTTAGACCCAAGGGGAACGCTATTTTATGAGATATTACACATCTTAGAGGTTAAACTACAACAAGGGAAACCGATACCTTATATATTATTAGAGAATGTAAGGGGATTGACTACACATGACAAGGGTAACACATTTAGGACAATCAAGACCTCGTTAGAGAATCTAGGTTACACTGTATACTGGGACTTATTTAATGCAGCAGATTATAAGTTAGCCCAAAATAGAAACAGGCTTATTATCTTTGCTACTACTAAGAGTCTCCCAAGTTTCACATTTAACAGTACGGTAGTTAAGAATACATTTAACAGGGACTACTCTAAGGATTGGTCACTTACTACACAGACTAAGGTACGTGATATTCTAAAGCCAACTGTAGACCCTAAGTATAACCTATCTAAATCTCCTAGTTACAGGTCTTATATACTAGGTGAAAATACAACATACAGAACAGTGCCTAAGTTTGATAGAGACATTGCAGCTACTCTCACTTGTAAATCAGATAGGAGGGCTTCAATGGGAAACTATTATACCTTAGATTATATACAAACAGGGAACAGGGATAGTAGTGTAGATTATAAGACAGCAGACCTAAGAAAAATAACACCTACTGAATCATTCTTACTACAGGGGTTCAGAGAGGAGGATGTTAAATTAGCAAGAAGTGCAGGGGTAAGTGATACGCAGCTATATAAACAAGCTGGTAATACATACTCTGTTAATATGTTCTATGCAGTCTTATACTACTTATTCTTAGACCAAAGAATACAGGAAAAACAATGA
- a CDS encoding P27 family phage terminase small subunit has protein sequence MITKKKIQQLYPDIRESVQDYIFTVYKFLIAEYGEVKPEWKGTLNLLTESLEMFYSCKDKIKEDGLLIKDRYGNWNKHSLLMIQNSYQIQILKCTKELGLSPLSNSKIETKPEQVQEETAEDFIKKLTGE, from the coding sequence ATGATAACAAAGAAAAAGATACAGCAACTATATCCAGATATTAGGGAGTCTGTGCAGGATTATATCTTTACCGTCTATAAGTTTCTGATTGCTGAGTATGGGGAAGTTAAGCCAGAATGGAAAGGCACACTAAATCTCCTTACTGAGTCTCTAGAAATGTTTTATAGTTGCAAGGATAAGATAAAAGAAGATGGACTACTTATTAAGGACAGATACGGTAATTGGAACAAACACTCCTTATTAATGATTCAAAACTCTTATCAAATCCAAATTCTCAAATGTACTAAGGAGCTGGGACTATCACCACTTAGCAACAGTAAGATAGAGACAAAACCCGAACAAGTACAGGAAGAGACGGCAGAAGATTTTATAAAGAAATTAACAGGTGAATAA
- a CDS encoding phage major capsid protein produces MQDEKKKELQEETVEKTDEEVQEEVPTQEEVEKKNTDTEDEEDKEVQEETVEKSDEEVVDEDKDKDNDVEGEDKEDKEETRSARTHKHININTMKEQRFSLLRAIRNVAENRQLDNVTAAVCNEGMKEMRAAGLNTVGQIYIPTMETRAAVTVASEGADVVATDLYDIIEPLRAKNVLVQAGAKFYTGLTNSAQIPVMTGSNVNWAGETAAATDGNVLFNNVTLTPKRLTAYVDISKMLLAQDSVGVENAIRQDLINAINSKLESTILGKAGKTANQPAGIFNGKTPTKVTDFEGLVGLEAKVEEANVLGGISYIASPSARASFRNMMKGSKGTAQLAYMDGTLDGTPVFSTSNVEAKTFVVGDFSNLAIGSWGGLDIVVDNYTQAVNGMIRLVVNAYFDAALIRPEAFQFGTFAV; encoded by the coding sequence ATGCAGGACGAAAAAAAGAAAGAATTACAGGAAGAGACTGTAGAGAAGACTGATGAGGAGGTACAGGAAGAAGTACCAACACAGGAAGAAGTAGAAAAGAAAAACACTGACACAGAGGACGAGGAAGATAAAGAAGTACAGGAAGAGACTGTAGAGAAGTCTGATGAGGAAGTAGTAGACGAGGATAAGGACAAGGATAACGATGTTGAGGGTGAAGATAAGGAAGATAAAGAAGAAACACGCTCAGCACGAACACACAAACATATTAATATTAATACGATGAAAGAACAGAGATTTAGTTTACTTAGAGCAATCCGTAACGTAGCAGAAAACAGACAGCTCGATAATGTAACGGCAGCAGTTTGTAATGAGGGTATGAAGGAAATGAGGGCAGCAGGTCTTAATACTGTAGGTCAGATTTATATCCCAACCATGGAAACACGTGCAGCCGTAACAGTTGCCTCAGAGGGTGCAGATGTAGTAGCAACAGACTTATACGATATTATCGAGCCTCTCCGTGCAAAGAATGTTCTAGTACAGGCAGGTGCAAAGTTCTATACTGGCTTGACTAATAGCGCACAGATTCCAGTAATGACAGGCTCTAATGTGAACTGGGCAGGTGAGACAGCAGCAGCTACAGACGGCAATGTACTGTTTAATAATGTAACTCTCACTCCAAAGCGTTTGACGGCTTATGTTGATATTTCTAAGATGTTACTTGCGCAGGATTCAGTAGGTGTAGAGAATGCAATTAGGCAGGACTTAATTAATGCAATTAATTCTAAGCTAGAGTCTACAATCTTAGGTAAGGCTGGGAAAACAGCAAATCAGCCAGCAGGTATCTTCAACGGTAAGACTCCTACTAAGGTTACTGATTTTGAGGGCTTGGTAGGTCTTGAGGCAAAGGTAGAAGAGGCTAATGTACTAGGTGGTATTTCTTATATTGCTAGTCCTTCTGCACGTGCTAGTTTCCGTAACATGATGAAGGGTTCTAAGGGTACTGCACAACTTGCTTATATGGATGGTACGCTTGACGGTACACCTGTTTTCTCAACATCAAACGTAGAGGCTAAGACTTTTGTAGTAGGTGATTTCAGTAACCTAGCTATTGGAAGTTGGGGCGGTCTGGATATTGTCGTTGATAACTACACTCAGGCGGTTAATGGTATGATTCGCTTAGTAGTTAATGCTTACTTTGATGCAGCACTTATCAGACCGGAGGCTTTCCAGTTTGGTACATTCGCAGTCTAA
- a CDS encoding phage tail tube protein: MASVTKGRDLMLFINGKSIAFATSHSLSISQDTTETTSKDSGGKWVSAQAGKISWEMSTENLMSNDGEGVGFEQLFDIMTAQTPIDAVFALEKNYKTKADEVTKGGWVPSTTGTYTGKVLITSLECSAPNEDNATFSATFTGVGALKKVATA, encoded by the coding sequence ATGGCAAGTGTAACAAAAGGACGTGACCTAATGCTTTTTATTAATGGTAAATCTATCGCTTTTGCAACTAGTCACAGTCTTTCAATTAGCCAAGATACTACAGAAACTACATCTAAGGACAGTGGCGGTAAGTGGGTATCAGCACAGGCAGGCAAAATCAGCTGGGAGATGTCAACTGAAAACCTAATGTCTAATGATGGTGAAGGTGTAGGCTTTGAACAACTCTTTGATATAATGACAGCACAGACCCCTATAGATGCAGTCTTTGCCCTAGAGAAGAACTATAAGACTAAGGCAGATGAGGTAACTAAAGGCGGTTGGGTTCCTTCAACTACTGGCACATATACAGGCAAGGTATTAATTACATCCCTAGAGTGTAGTGCACCAAATGAGGATAACGCTACATTTTCTGCTACTTTTACAGGTGTAGGCGCACTTAAGAAGGTAGCAACAGCATAA